The DNA sequence CCCTACTAAGATAGAAATGATGGTCATTTGGTCCTCTGTAAGTTGAAGTATATAATCACTGAGCTTACTCAcgtattcataaaattttaaaaaaaattatttattttattatagtttttaCAATATGGACAAATCATCCGTCaacatatacatttttttagtACCAAGTCTAAACTATATATTGGGAGAGCTCTCAATTTATGGCATAAGAGTCAAGTGTTTTAGGCTCGAGCTCCGCATTATAGTTAAGTGTTTTATGGTTCGagcaaaaaattttaataagaaaataaataaacttatttggaagaaatcatatcaaatatttgttttatatataattctaattaatttaaatagtatTTTCGATAATATTTGAGAAAAACTAGATTAATATAAGGATAGAAATCAGACATCTATagcataaaaaggaaaaataaatgtcTATTATTCGACTAGATTTTAATAGGGGAAATTTATTGTATGAAAGCGGTAATTGTTACATGTTACTAAAAATTGTATAGGGGAAATTCATTGtataatgtaattaattttacatataAGTGGCCAATGTATAGCAAACAAGATATGcatataaaagtaaaatgacTTATATTCCTATTACATTCAGTTGGTTAAATGCAACCACGTACTTCTTTAgtgaattataaattataatgagtcctaattttattaaatttatatttaatattaatttttttatgcaatcACCATTTTTTTACagtagaaaaattaatattgcatTTCCTTCTTTGCTTATGAGAATTGGATATATACAAGACTATGATAGGTGATAAATAATTCATAACCATTTCCTAAATGAAATTGTCACCAAACAAAACCATCTAACAAATTATTGCACAAGAACATGATCAATATATTCAACAtggaaattaaaagataaaaaatcacaataaaccaaaaaaaaaaaattttgtttcctttattcATATAGATTAAcgtatcatgttttttttttttttaaaaaaaacaccacCTTTTCTCTCAAACAAACAAGGAACTGAAGACTTCCTATTGAAACCCTAATTAAACAAAGCTAACAGTGATAGCACTCTTCACAACATGCTTGCCAGAAACCCATCTAAGTTGTCCTTCTGAAACTGATCCAATTCTGTCACTAGTATCACCAGCGGTGAAGTATACATCATACACCACCGTCTGATTAATCTCCGAAAACTCGATCTTTTCCGGATATACATCAACCTTCACCCCCTCCGGTGCATCAACTTGCACCGTATACACAGCATTGTTTTCTCCAACGTTCTTCACAGTCCTTGTGACCGTCTTTTGTGATTCAGAGGCCACACTCACTGTAAATGTAGGGTAGTTCAATTCCTCGGCTGTGATCGCCTTCCGGCTTAAGCACTCGATGTAACGGCGTGCCACAGCAGAGACTTGTCGATCACTGTAGCCTAATCCACAAAGATAAGATATGTAATCATCGATGTCGATATCATAAACAAGACCTGGATCATTAGCTTTTGATGGATTGACATGGCCGGCACCCGTGGCGAAATAATTAGTACTATTGCCAGTCTCATCGGAGATCGGTTTACCATCCCGTCGTAATTCATCGGCTGTCGTCATGATTGCTGACTTGATCATAGCCGGAGACCAATCAGGGTGTGATGCCTTAAGCAAGGCAGCAACTCCGGCAAGATGAGGTGCGGCCATCGATGTGCCGGAGAGCATGTTGAAGGTTGGCATTGCGCCGCAGTCGGCGGGGGATGGCCATGCTGCGAGGATGTTCAATCCGGGCCCAACTATATCCGGCTTCATCACACCATTGTTGATAACACTAGGTCCCCGGCCGGAGAAGGAAGCGATGCTCGGTGACACCGGAGTTCCATACACTGTCCCCTTGAATAAAATTCCCGCAGTGGCCACTGGAGAAGCTTTCATGTACTTTTTGATCCTCAAAGCATCACCATAGCTAATCTGAGCTGCCGGAAGTACATGAGCTCTAGCTTTCACAGTGAGCATTTGTTTTCCTTGGTTCATGAGAATCATCGCTATGCCGCCGGCGTTCTTAACGACCATACCTTTTTCGATGCTATTGTTAACACCACCGCCAGTCTCACACAAAACTATCTTACCCCGGACATTAATTCCGTCGAGGGAGCCATCGGAGCATGTTTTTGCTCTTACAACTCCTTTCTCTCCAGGGAAGATAAGAGGAAGCATTGTGAAAGGGAAGTTATCTGGTTGGTAAGCAGACTCACCGTTGATTTCTTCTCCGTTGCCGAGCTTTATAGTCACTCTAATACTTCTATCCATGGTGCTTGCCCCAACTGTTAGCATCCATGGAGCATTATTCTCGACGGAACTCTCCTTCGGTCCCATGTTCCCTGCCGATGAGCTAACGAAAAGCCCTTTTTCGACAGCAGCGAGAGCGCCAATTGCCATGTGATCATCGTAGAAAGGATCCGGCCTGCCGCCAATTGATATAGAGAGCACATCAACTCCATCACTGATAGCTTGATCAATGGCGGCAAGTATATCACTACCATGGCAATGCTTGTAGCAGACCTTGTAGATAGCAAGGTGAGCTTTCGGCGCAATGCCGGAGGCATTGCCCTTTGCTTGACCAAGGACAGAAGCATTGGCAACAAAGTTTCCGGCGGCGATGCTTGCGGTATGCATTCCATGGCCATTGTCATCCACCGGAGAATTTCTACATCCACGGAGAAACCCTCTTGCTCCAACAAGCTTATTGTTGCATACTGGTATATCAAAGTCACAAATTCCCTTCCACTTCGCCGGTGGCAAAGGCATGTCTTCTCCAGTGAAAGACTGGTGGTTCGGCATCACGCCTGTGTCTAAAACTCCGATGATTACACCTTTGCCATAGTTAGACTCCTTCCAAAAACAGTGATCTTGTTGTAACCCTAGGAAATCAGGTGAGTGAGTTGTGTGTAGGTTGTATTCTTGATCTTTTTGTGCATGAACAAAgcctttcattttcatcattgtCTTCACTTCGGCTTCGGTTAATCTTGCGGCGAAGCCATTAATGGCGTGCATGTATGAGTATAACATAAGTTGCTCACCGGAAGAGGACAATGGTTGAAGAAATGATCTATAATATCTATCAAGAATAAAGAATATGAACTAAGTTAATGTAGAAAAATAATGACATGCATACAAAATAACATCTTAATATATCTAATAAAACCTTTCTCGAGCTTCCCGGGCGAGAAATTTAGTGGCATTAGCTGTTTCGACATGAATAATGTAGGTGTTTCGATCACCACTAGTATCGGAGCAATGGATTATCGACGAGAGTAATTGGCTATTAATAGGTATAATGAATagagtggagaagaagaaaaggaggagAAGACTACTATGGTTAATCACCATTGGAGGATgaggaagaaggaaaaaattagggttagggttagggtttgtggTGCAGAGAAGGTGATAGAAgtatggctatatatatatacgtgcaTGGGAGTGCATGAGTGCATTGGAGATGCTTGCAAGGGCCATACATGCGTAACTCGTGGCAACAAAGGTTCTATAATTTTTGAGGAGGTTGTTATTGGGTGTTGATGCCAAACAAGAGTGAGACTTGTGTTAGActtgtaattatttatatatttcatcaaTTTGGATTTCGAAGGAGATTTATAATCACAAAATTAATTCTAGCTCTTTTGATTGTGTTTTTATAGAATGATTGAGATGGTAATAATGGAACATTATTATGTAGCTAGCTTaaggacaatttttttttcaagatttgATTGATCCAATTTAATCTTtcatatgtgattttttttttttcaaaaataactaCATTAAGAATACTATGAGCGAAAAGTAAAAaagtcaattatttttaaaagtccACTGGtaattttgtcaaaaataagtaaatcacaaatgtattacatattaaaaactataaataataaatgacaagatttttttacttaataaattggtttatctatctttaaaaaaaaaagaaaaaataaaaagccaaATCACTAGAGGTGATTAAATGTGACcaagatatttatatttttatttttatatggtcaacaagaatgagaagaaaatcgaaaaaatcattataaaacTTTGTTTATTAGTACAACAAAGAATTGTTGTGAAAATATTGCGAgacaaattccaaaaaaaaaaaaacgaagaaaaaatatataacttgcAAAAAATCAAAGGATCAAGCACCACATTATTTCATCCAATCATTCAAACACTTGAAAAACATTGAGCTTGAGCATCTAAATAAACAATGAAGGGGCAATCTCacaatatatatgattttttgagAATCCAATGGAGTTGAGCTTGGAATGCCAATTCTCAGTACAGATTTTTTTATTCCGGACTTTTTCAAACGTTAAGATTTCACTTGTTAACAGGAGTTCTAGTAACTAATCTAAGTTTgaataaatatgatataaaaacaaaagcttTAAATAAAGGAACAAgtttaattttcattcaaatggcATCTAAGGCCGCtgtcattaaaaaaatggtagAAGGATTTAACAGAGAAGACATCACCGCTATCCTAGTACCAAACCTTTAGGTTTGGCCGGCCCCTTGCTCAGCAAACTAGGGAAATGTATATGCAGATCAATGAGTTTGTCACGGATAAGCGAGACCGGCAATGACCAAAAATCATACACAGTGTAGTTGATATTTGGGTAGGTGACAAACACCTTGGCCCAAGTATCTTTGGGTGCAATTAATTAATAGCTACAAAAGAAGGCAACTATGGATCTCATGCTTAAAAAAGGATTTCTTTTTGCGCGGGGGTGCAAATTGAATAAGCCCAAACAGCCCAATTTGGAGGTAGTTGAAGGTGACATGGCAACCAACACTAAGTAGCTGTAATTAGCTGTGATGTagttggttttacatgtaaaaatgCTATTTGGTTCActgtaaaatgagttttatatataaaatattttacagtTTGTTGAACTTTTgcagcatttcaacttacagtaAATTTTGCTCTAAGTTGAAATGCAGTAATATAAGTGGTATCCACTTACCATCatattcatatcatatttaattataaaaacaatttacttaattaaatatttttaaatttaattatgaaaatatatttatgtaaaaatattttaataattaaatttaaaaatatttaataaagtaatatttatataattaaatatttttactacaaaaatattttttaattgaaaatattatattttttaaaaaattaattattaaaaattctttaagtaatataattatataaatattatatttttatattttaatatttatataattaaataattttatcataaaatattttgataattgaaaatattataaaaataattaatagagtaagtgtttttaaattttaattataaatttttacaaataataaaattaaagaaatattaaaatatttttaatttaataaataatttattaaattaattaattatttatttgtacttaaattaatttttataaaaaaatattaaataattattaataataataatagataattagCGTAAAAgttatatcaaataaataaataaacaaataaatgcagtattttcaattataactGTAATTCACTTACAACAACCAAAGAATCCCTTAAATGTAGCTGAGATTTCCGCTACTATTTTCCTAATTAGTGGGCCTTTATTGAAGTCATGAAGGCTCATGATGTGCCAACCCCCTACTCTCGAGACTTGCAGACCTGCTATTAGGCCACAAGCCAACtaaacaaaactttaaaaaaaaattataattttaaaaatatttataattaaaaatatatatataatttcaaaaaattaatgaaactttgatagaaaaatatcaTTGAAATAATTGTAAATTATTAGAGGGATTTGTATTGCAATAGCAtgaaaaaatttgtaatttagttataaattaattataaattattggaGGGATCGTATTTTAGACCACAAAGGTATTTAcaatttagttctaaattaGTTATGATTTAGTAAAGaatgtaaattatatataatatgtagtacaatatcttatatatacaattttattaTGGTGTTTTTTCAGTAATGCATAaagcataaatatttttttttttgtcattttaacTACATTTCACTCAAATttatcatttgattttgttgagagaaatattgtttaattatattatttttctattaatattaatatcaaatctGTATTCACTCACTTtattcaacaataaaaaaataattaaagtgacTGCATCATCAATGATTTCATTATATAGTTAGGAgagttaataaataattttttaaaatgtaaattaagtttattgttttcaaatattattatcaaaatcaaaggtTCATGATCATGGGTACCCTATcatgaatataatatattttttataattttaaattgtatataaatatataatatgtattataaattaataaaaatatgaaaaataataatataaaatttcaacaataaatattaatttaatatattaaataaaatacagaaaaatatGTCATGATAAtctaatacaatttaaaatacaaattcaagcaaaacagatcatttgaaaataaaaacaaattttattcaTAAACCCTCAAGGATGACTTATTTTGACATGACTGGTTAACCAGTTTAACTGGGTACTTGAGTCATTCGGGTTAATTTTTTGTGCCGGGTTTTCATATGACCTAACCCAATAATATAAACAGATTTGGTATAATCAGGTCGAATTGGGTTTCAaactattgatttcattatctaagATGTTAATCTCTACTGTGCATGACATGGGATAACACtagttttcttatatatataatttatgtatagaaagaaaatatactttaatatattaataatataccatgagataaattaattttttaaaaatatttataatatattataaaaaataaattaacctctctatatttttaaaaagtcactttacaaatatattaatatctaaaATTGAATTATCATTGAAATATACATGaattaatttcaatatatattattagataaGATAATCCATGATATCCatcatatttcaaaattttaatttaaaaagataatctCTCTTTTAAATTGAATCAATattgaataatatattttaaaaaattaattttaaaaatatatcaattataaatTAGCATaagttaattttaatattttttataagatataaGATAATTTATACacatattttgaaaagttactataaggggctgtttggttgtttgtaagtgaaattacatatAAGTAAagttacagtgtaagtgaaaatactgtattttaacttacatcatagttgtttggtttgttgtaatttgaaatgctgtatttgttttatgtttgtttggtttgatataaGTTGAAGGGTATAGTTACTATGTAAGTGAAGTGATAAGATTATCCTTATCACATGTTGTTAACActagttatttaatattatttataattttttttaattatatactaggattcaattttattttttaaaattattaattactttaactctcattaattaatttagggTTAATAACTATTTTTGTAATCATTTTATTACACATACtacaaaatttgattaaataaacatataatatggtagattaaataaacattaattcatGGATATCTTGAGCTTAGAAAAAATCAGCAAGCAATTTATTTAGAATTCTCTTTATTTTCCACTATTTCCAATCAGTTAAAAGTCCAAGAACATCCTTAATGAATGCAAGTAAtatcaagaaaacaaacaaattgctcaagatcacaacaacaagaaatcaGTTAAACAATGAATTACACTCAATAGTAGAACACATCTCTCATTCTACATCAAAAGCAACATCATCTGATGAAAATACATAAGGATTGCATTTCAACTAAACAACAACCAACCCATGTCTCTGCATCAGTACCACAACCCTTCTTGCAGAACACTCTCCTTGccaaaatccaataaaaaaccaaaaactttaaattttagtCAAAAATCTCTCATAAATCACAACAGCTCTGAGATAAGAGAAGAGGCTTCAAATGGAGAGAGAAGGCGATGGAGAAGAATAAGAGCCTGAGAGGAAGGGGCTGCGGATCTGGAGCTTAGGGCTTGGGAGAAGAAGCGGATGGAGTTGAAGTTTGGTGAGAGGAAGCCGGAGAAGATGGGATCAGAGGCGAAGGAGTCGGCGGCGGTGGCGTTGATGGAGATGATGGCGAGGTTGTGGGTGGTGGTGTTGTGGATGCTGTTAATGGAAAGTTGTTGGGAATAGTCGAATGGGTGATGGTAACCCTTTGTTTTGCTGCATTTTCACTTACAGCCAAGTTTTGCTGCATTTTCACTTACAGCCAAGTCAAAATACAGTAAAACACTATCATGATGTAATTACTTTTACATGTAACTGATGTTTTACAGCCAACCAAACAcacttttacatgtaaaacaatTTACATCATAACCACTTACACCTACTTACATGCAACCAAATAACCcctaaatattataatattattataaaattatatatgttttggcGGGAGAAACTAACCTTTCTTTGCCCAAaagttactatatatatatatatatatggcggGCACTGTTGTTGTTACTTTTGGGCCAAGGGAGCAAAACTAGCACCATGGGCTGAGCCCAAAAAATTATACGTTTGGGCCGGAAAGCCCATTAATGAAACCCAAAAGCCTTCAACCaacctaaaaccctaatttccaTCGTCCAAAgcagcttctctttctctccatCGTGCGTGTTGGGGTTTTGCTCGAAGATCGATCGGGTAAACGAGGTGAGCGTTGCCATTCTATAttttttcttgatgaaattcatgttttctcttcGGAATTTTGGTTATTTATTCGAAGAGGTGGTGTTGTATGTTCGTAATGAATTGCCTTTGTGTTTTCCAAaacggttttgtttttgtgatgaAATTCATCACATCTAGatggaaaaaaatgggattttgaTGGATCTGATTTGTTTTATTCAAAGAATATAGCTGATTCTTTTATAAAGTTATCTTTTTGATCTGGATGTTTGCTTTTGTTTAGATATCAGGTTCTCAATAGTTGAAGGTTTTCTTTGTTGCAGGTTTAGCCCTTGAAGACCAAATAATGGTGAAGAAGAGCAAGAGTaagctttatatttttctaatggatttgattgtttttggttgatttgattgtgtttaatttttatatattgtcaATTTAGAGAGTAAGAGTAAGAGAGTGTCACTGAAGAAGAAGTACAAGGTAATAAGAAAGGTAAAAGAGCACCACAGGAAGAAGGCAAAGGAAGCAAAGAAACTTGGGTTGAACAGGAAGCGCAAGGTTGAGAAGGATCCTGGCATCCCGAATGACTGGCCTTTCAAGGAACAGGAGCTTAAGGCACTTGAGGCTCGAAGAGCTCGTGCTTTAGAAGAGTTGGAACAGAAGAAAAGCTGCTAGGAAAGAAAgagtacctttttcttacccatCTTCTAAGTTTATTATAAATGACTAATTTGTTTTGACTTAGAATTACATAGAATTACAATGGAAGTATGACctgaataattttaatcataatagatgatgaattatttttattcagttCAATGATTAAATATGCCATTGCCGATTGACTGTCATTGTTCCACAGGCGCAGAAGAGAAAACTGGGGTTACTTGACAACAATGATCTTGGAAACTTGGCCTCCAGTGCTTCTGCCAAAGATGATGAGTTCTCAAATAGAAGTGCTGTTGAGGAAACCTTGGCTGCACATAAAAGTCATGGTATTAGTTTAGTTTTGTTCTCTAATTAGTTTGAATTGGAAGTTATCACTCTCCTTGTAGTTATTGTAAATAATATCGCTGAAATTTAATATAAGCAGTAGTTTGAGCAATGCCTTGAATTTCTCAGACCATTCTGAAAGAGCTTTCTACAAGGAGTTGGTCAAAGTTGTTGAAGCATCAGATGTAATTTTGGAGGTTCTTGATGCAAGAGATCCCCTTGGCACTCGGTGTGTTGATATGGAAAAAGATGATCTTAAAGTCAGATCCAAATAAGCGTCTTATTCTTCTTTTGAATAAGATaggtatatctttttttattagctTTGGTTAATGTTTTCAAGTTGACATTTGcctaaaaatttcaagaaataatTATGGCTTGCACGCACTGTAGCCTACCTACCTTTCACAAACATCAATATCTACTGAGAAGTGTAAAATGATTTCCTTTCCAAACAAATGCACCTCTTTGGTCCTTTACTTAAAAATGTTGCTTTTGATTCAGTCACAAACATTTCCCTTCTTTGTCATAGATCTTGTTCCTCGGGAGGCATTAGAAAAATGGCTCAACTATCTTCGTGAAGAGTTACCAACAGTTGCTTTTCAAGTGTAGCACTCAAGAGCAGAGGTCACACTTGGGGTGGAAATCTACCTCCAAGTCATCCAAAAAAAGTGATATGCTTCAAACAAGTGATTGCCTTGGAGCTGAAACTCTGATTAAATTGTTAAAGAATTATTCTCGAAGCCATGAGGTAAACCTGAACCATCTTATTAAACTCTTGTGATAATGTTATAATGGCATATTAACCATGAGCTGGAAATATTCTACATGCTTTGCCAATAGTGGTTCATGGCTGCATTTTGTTAACAATATGACTCTGTACATTCTGTGAGCTTTTATGTGATATGTTCATACTGAAGTTTTAATTAGATATAAATATTGTCAATTCATCATATTCTATTAAGTACTGTATTAAGTGTGAAATTTTTGTTCTCTTGAGACATTAGCTATATGGTATTCATCTATAAATCATCAATTTGCAAGGGGTGCCTTTTTGTTCAGTTTGTTCTTGTAGCATTATGATGCTCATCATTTAGTGTATGAATTTACTCTACAAAGTTCCTGAGCCTTGCTTGATTATATTTTGCAGCTCAAAGTATCGATTACTGTGGGCATAGTTGGGCTTCCAAATGTTGGTAAGAGTAGTCTGATTAACAGCTTGAAAAGGTCTCATGTGGTCAATGTTGGAGCTACTCCTGGGTTGACCAGATCAATGCAAGAAGTTCATTtagataagaatgtgaagcttTTGGACTGCCCCGGAGTTGTAATGCTCAAGTCTAGTGATGATGATGCATCAGTTGCTCTTCGGAATTGTAAGAGAATCGAGAAGTTAGAAGACCCTGTTGGCCCAGGTAACTTCCATGAGTAATATTGTTCATATGTGCACAATTTAGTAAATTTGTATTGAAGTACTTCATTATTTTTTGTACAATCAACTCTCTGTAATTAGCAAGATGAATGAAAAGACAAATGTTGGTTTAGAGGTACTTTTATCTGTTTCATGATATTGATGCTTCATTTATTTGATGggacctttttatttttacagttAAGAAGATAATAGATCTTTGTCCTGCTGAAAGGTTGATGTCACTTTACAAGTTGCCGAGCTTTAGCTCTGTCGATGACTTCCTTTATAAGGTTGCTACTTTGAGGGGAAAGCTAAAAAAGGGCGGTATTGTGGATGTTGAGGCCGCTGCAAGAATTGTTCTTCATGACTGGAATGAGGGTTAGTTTGTTAATTTCCAGTATATGTAGTCAATTCTGTGACATGTCATTTGATTAGTATTATCTTATATTTGTAGGAAAAATTCCATATTACACATTGCCTC is a window from the Dioscorea cayenensis subsp. rotundata cultivar TDr96_F1 chromosome 2, TDr96_F1_v2_PseudoChromosome.rev07_lg8_w22 25.fasta, whole genome shotgun sequence genome containing:
- the LOC120271315 gene encoding subtilisin-like protease 4, which gives rise to MVINHSSLLLLFFFSTLFIIPINSQLLSSIIHCSDTSGDRNTYIIHVETANATKFLAREARERYYRSFLQPLSSSGEQLMLYSYMHAINGFAARLTEAEVKTMMKMKGFVHAQKDQEYNLHTTHSPDFLGLQQDHCFWKESNYGKGVIIGVLDTGVMPNHQSFTGEDMPLPPAKWKGICDFDIPVCNNKLVGARGFLRGCRNSPVDDNGHGMHTASIAAGNFVANASVLGQAKGNASGIAPKAHLAIYKVCYKHCHGSDILAAIDQAISDGVDVLSISIGGRPDPFYDDHMAIGALAAVEKGLFVSSSAGNMGPKESSVENNAPWMLTVGASTMDRSIRVTIKLGNGEEINGESAYQPDNFPFTMLPLIFPGEKGVVRAKTCSDGSLDGINVRGKIVLCETGGGVNNSIEKGMVVKNAGGIAMILMNQGKQMLTVKARAHVLPAAQISYGDALRIKKYMKASPVATAGILFKGTVYGTPVSPSIASFSGRGPSVINNGVMKPDIVGPGLNILAAWPSPADCGAMPTFNMLSGTSMAAPHLAGVAALLKASHPDWSPAMIKSAIMTTADELRRDGKPISDETGNSTNYFATGAGHVNPSKANDPGLVYDIDIDDYISYLCGLGYSDRQVSAVARRYIECLSRKAITAEELNYPTFTVSVASESQKTVTRTVKNVGENNAVYTVQVDAPEGVKVDVYPEKIEFSEINQTVVYDVYFTAGDTSDRIGSVSEGQLRWVSGKHVVKSAITVSFV
- the LOC120277313 gene encoding LOW QUALITY PROTEIN: guanine nucleotide-binding protein-like NSN1 (The sequence of the model RefSeq protein was modified relative to this genomic sequence to represent the inferred CDS: deleted 4 bases in 4 codons), whose translation is MVKKSKKSKSKRVSLKKKYKVIRKVKEHHRKKAKEAKKLGLNRKRKVEKDPGIPNDWPFKEQELKALEARRARALEELEQKKSARKERAQKRKLGLLDNNDLGNLASSASAKDDEFSNRSAVEETLAAHKSHDHSERAFYKELVKVVEASDVILEVLDARDPLGTRCVDMEKMILKSDPNKRLILLLNKIDLVPREALEKWLNYLREELPTVAFKCSTQEQRSHLGWKSTSKSSKKSDMLQTSDCLGAETLIKLLKNYSRSHELKVSITVGIVGLPNVGKSSLINSLKRSHVVNVGATPGLTRSMQEVHLDKNVKLLDCPGVVMLKSSDDDASVALRNCKRIEKLEDPVGPVKKIIDLCPAERLMSLYKLPSFSSVDDFLYKVATLRGKLKKGGIVDVEAAARIVLHDWNEGKIPYYTLPPVRNQVDNVEAVIVSEFGKEFNVDDVYKTECSFIGTLPSVEEFNHVEVPPSSPPNFDEQMMDEGAVEQNEVTQNDESMARDSKDPEETKQNTSNRQNDKLYTAEGILDPRKRRAEKKRRKAQKLNSANDMDADYDFKVDYRKQINEADNEDSDEQDEINNAAPMAGVELEE